In the genome of Campylobacter concisus, the window CCATTTAAAGTGGCTGAATTTGACATCATGTTTGGCGAGGGTGTGAGCAAAGAGGGCGAGATCATAGACTATGGCGTAAAGCTCGACATCATCGACAAATCAGGTGCGTGGTTTAGCTACAAGGCCGAAAAACTAGGTCAAGGTAGAGAAAACGCCAAAGCCTACCTAAAAGAGCATCCAGAAATTTCTGATGAGATAGTAGCGGCGATAAAAGGCTCAATGGGGATCGATCACCTAATAAGCAGCGGCGCAAAAGACGAAGACGACGACACAAACGAAGTAGGAGATGAATAATGGTATTTATTGAAGATGTAGAAGCTCACGAGGTTTTAGACAGCAGAGGCAACCCAACAGTTCGTGCGACAGTTAGACTAAGCGACGGAACCGAGGCAAGTGCGATCGTACCAAGCGGCGCAAGCACAGGCAAGCGTGAGGCGCTCGAGCTTCGCGATAAAGACGAGAGATACGCTGGCAAAGGCGTTTTAAAAGCTGTTTCAAACGTAAATGAAAAGATCGCTGAGGCGATAATCGGCCTTGACGCTTACAACCAAAGAGCAGTTGATGATGAGATGCTTGAGCTTGATGGCACGCACAACTACTCAAATTTAGGCGCAAACGCAGTCCTTGGCGTATCTATGGCAGTAGCTCGCGCAGCTGCAAAGAGCCTAAATATCCCACTTTATCGCTACCTTGGCGGTGCAAACGCTAGTATCTTGCCAGTGCCGATGTTTAACATCATAAACGGCGGCGCACACGCAAATAATAGCGTTGATTTTCAAGAATTTATGATCATGCCATTTGGCTTTAGCACATTTAGCGAGGCGCTTAGAGCTGCGACTGAAATTTACCACAAACTAAAATCTATCCTAAACACAGCTGGACACAGTACAGCTGTCGGCGACGAGGGCGGTTTTGCTCCAAATTTAAAAGATAACGAAGAGCCACTAAAGTTGATCTCACAAGCTGTAAAAGAGGCTGGATATGAGCTAGGCAGCCAAATAAAACTTGCCCTTGACGTCGCTTCAAGCGAGCTTTATAAAGACGGCAAATACGAACTTGAGGGCAAGAAATTTAGCAGCGACGAGCTCATTAGCTACTATGAAAAACTTTGCGAAAAATATCCGATATTTTCTATCGAAGATGGCCTTAGCGAGGACGACTGGAGCGGCTGGGCTGAGCTTACAAAAAGGCTTGGCAGCAAAGTGCAGCTAGTTGGCGACGATCTTTTTGTCACAAATGAGAAAATTTTACGCGAAGGTATCGAGAAAAACATCGCAAATGCAATCTTAATCAAGCCAAATCAAATAGGCTCAGTCACACAAACTATGCAAACTGTCCGCCTTGCTCAAAGAAACGGATATCGCTGCATAATGAGTCATAGAAGCGGCGAGAGCGAAGATGCGTTCATCGCTGACTTTGCGGTCGCACTAAACACTGGCGAGATAAAGACAGGTGCTACTTCAAGAAGCGAGCGCAACGCAAAATACAACCGTTTGCTCGAGATCGAACTTGAGGCTGGAGAGTTTTTGGGGGATAATATTTGAGCGAAATTTTAGATGAATATGGCAACACTGATGGCATATTTCATAAAATTTTAAAATACATTAGACCAACATTACGCTACATTATAGCCACCATTTGTGTGGCTATGTTTGCTTTTTATGTAGGCAATATGATGTTTGGCAAACGCTCACTTGATGTTATGCTAAGCCTTCAAAGTAAAAAAGAGAGGCTTAGCGAAGACGTGGAAATTTTAAAAAAAATGAACGCGCGTCTGCAAAAAGATTATTTTGAATTACAAGGCCTTGAGCCAGACTTTAATAAAAAGTAGGAATGATGAAAAAATTTTGGTTAGTTTTATCTATATTTGCAGCAAGCGTCTTTGCTAGAGAGAACCCATTTATGCCTATTAGCGAGCTAAATACAAGCGTTATGACAACAAATATCATAGAAAAATTTGATAGCTTTGATTCTCTTTCGTTTAAATTTCCAAGTGATGCGGCACTTTTACTAGATGTCACCATAAAATATAGAGCAAATGACGGCACCATAAAGGAAAAAAGGCTAGCTGATATAAATAAAACTATCGATTACAGCGATGAATTTGCTTTAAATAAGGTGAAAAATCCAGAACCAGTTGTGGCAAAAAAGCTAGATGTTTCGGTCACAATGGCAAATATGCCTAGCCAAAAAGTAAGCACTCCTGTGATAATAGAAAAAAATGAAACTAAAATTTCAAATAAAGATAGAAATAAAACTTCAGATATGCCAACTCCAAATGTTGTAGTGATCGATCTTAGCACAGACAAAACAAAAGAAACTACCACAAAGCCTGAACAAAAGGTGGTCGAAATAAAGATTGAGCCTAGTACAAAACCAGTTGATAGTGTCAAAAATAAAAAGGATGTTAAATTTTTAGGTTTTATAAGCTTTCTAGCCAACGACAAAGAGCTAAAAATCGCTACAAAAGCTAAAAATTTAAAGCATTTTGCTTATGAGAAAAATAAGATCGTTCTTGACTTAGCAAAGCCGCCAAGAAGCTTTAAAACTAAGAGCTTAAAACTTGAAAATGAATATTTTAAAAATGTGATCATAGGCTGGCATGATAGATATTTCAGAGTGGTTTTAGAACTTGATAAGATGCATAAATATAAGCTTGAAGCCGCTGAAAATGGATATTTGCTTAAGCTTTTATAGTTAAATTTTAAAAAGAGTAGATTTTATAAAATTTCAAATATAATACTTTTCAAAATAAAAATTTAAGGTTATTGGTTTGAAATACCCGCTTGATTGTAAAGATAATTTTGAAAACTCATTTATATTTTGGCTCACTCGCTACGTCAAATTTAAACTTAGCTCACTTTCGAATAAAGAGCTTCGAGATCCAAAGGTACTTGCAAGTGTGAATTACGCTCTAGGCCGTGAGGTAAAGAACATTGATCAGCTTGATGGTTTGGTAAAAAGTGCGAGAAATGCAGGGCTTACTGGTATAAATACCTACTTTAATCCACTTAAAAAAATATATGAAACGATGAAATTTTACGAGCTTAGCAGCCTAAAGCAGATCGATGAAGAGCTACTAAGCGAAATACTAGCTAGCACGACTGGCGGACTAAGCGATGCTAGTAAGAAAAATTACCGCATCTCGGTGATAAATTTCTTTGCATTTTTAGACAAACAAAACGAAGAGGACGGCAAGGCCCATGTTTTTGATATAAATTTAAAAAACTGGGGCGGAGTTAGTGGCAACAAAGGGCAAAAGCTGCCTGAGTTTATGGGCGAAGATGAGGTCAAAAAATTTCTTGATGCGATCGAGGAGAGTGATTTTAAGCAAAACTCAAATCGCAATAAGCTCATAATAAAAACGATAATTTTTACTGGCATTCGTGTGAGCGAGGCTCTAAATTTAAAGAGAAAAGACATCACTGAAGATGGCGATCTTTTTATCATTAGGATCCGAGGCAAAGGCAACAAATACCGCATCGTTATGATAAAACGACACTTAATAGAAGCTCATCTAAACGCGATCGCAATAAACTACATAAACAAAGAAGGCTATCTTTTCATCAATAAAAAAGGCACCAGGCTGACGCAGGCTTATGTTAGCCGCATAGTTGAGCAAATTTTATTTAAAGCCGGTATCAGAAAAGAGAAAAATGGTGCCCACATGCTGCGCCACACCTTTGCAACGATGCTTTACAAAAAGCAAAAGGACCTTGTTTTGGTGCAAGAAGCTCTAGGTCATGCAAGCTTAAATACCTCGCGAATTTACACACACTTTGATAGTGACAAGCTAAAACTCGCTGCAAAAGTAGCTGAGGATCTAGCAAACTAGAGCGCTTAAAGCCAAAGCAAACTAGCAATACTAAATTTAACTCATACAAAATTTAAAACATTATTTAACTATGAAACCCTATAAATATATGAGGAAATTTTGGCTTGCAAGCAGCCCAAAAGTTTGCTCTGTATCTAAATTTACAATCCGCAAGGCAAAAACTCTTACAAAAAGTGAAATTTGGCAAGCAAATTTTACTCTACTCGCCAAATTTATATCAAACTAGCCGATCTTTCTTATATTTGCAGGAAGTGCTTGTCTAGCGCAAGTACCAACCAACCAGTCATTTAAACTAAATTCGCCATTTCTTTTTGGATCAAGAAGTCCAAGCTTATTATGATTGACCCCTTTTTCTAAATTTGCGATCCCAAAAGCTGGCTTTCCATCGACGATGTGCGTTCTTATACCAAACTCATCATGACCAAATCCATGCTCGATACTAATAACTCCGCTAGCAACGCCATCCGTCACAAACGCCTCGCCAACTTGTGCTCCATAAGGAGTAGTCACTTTGACCTTATCGCCTGAGCGAATGCCCTGCTCACTTGCGATATCTGGTGCTATCCTTATGAAGTTGCTAGGATGAACAGCTCTTAGCCTTGGGCTAACAAAGGTGTAGAAGTGTTGGATATTTGACTTTCTTGAGCTTACTGTGTATTTCCACTCAGAGCGTGGGAAAAATTTCTCAAGCGGCGTGCCGTCACTTGCTACTGGCAGCATCAGAGTTGGCACTCCTGGCATATATTCGCCTGTTATTGAGTGTCTATGCCCACCGAGTGGCTCATAGTAGATCGAAGCTGGCGTAGGCGCTGGCACTTTTATGGTTGTTTTATCGCCCTTGTATGCGCTCTCGTAGCTATCATATCTGCCGCCTTTTGCTAGCACGTGCGCCACTTTTGGCTTCTCTTCGTCTTTTAGATAAGGATCGAGTTTGTCCATGATCTTTGAAATTTTACTAAGCTTTTTATCTTCGTTGCTTATATCTTTTACACCCTCGCCGTCAAAGGCTAAATTTGCCAAAGCAGCCGCGTAATACTGCTCTTTTACGTCAAGGTCCATGAAATTTCCGTCTTTGTCTTTGAAGGCATTTTTGCCAAAGCCTTTTAGTCCAAGCCTCTTTGCCACGGCTATATAAAATGCCTCAACGTCGATCACGCCGCCGTTTTTATCCTTTGCCTGCTTTGAGCTAACGGCTGGATAGCGCACGACTGAAGTTTTAGCAATCGTTCCCCAAAGAGAGTTTGGAAGTGCCCAGTTTTCTAAATTTACCCCATCTGGCACGATGTAGTCAGCATAGGCGTTTGTCTCGTTCATAAAGGCGTCGATGCCCACAAAAAGTGGTAAATTTTTACTATCTTTTAGCACATCTAAGACCGCTCTTTCAAGTCCTGCTTGTCCGTAAAGTACGTTTGTCATGTAGTTTATGAAAACTTTTACTTTGTATGGATAGCCGGCCTTGTGACTCGTAAGCGTTTCGTTTACAAGTGGCATAGAGATAGGATACCATGGCTGAGTTGATGGATAGCCGCTGCCGCCAGCTACTACTTTACGCTTATACTCCGAGCTTGTTTCGTAGTATTTGCCTGATCTTGATAAATTTAGACCATTTGGTTTATAAGCGCCCTCAAAGCCCTCAAGGTCATATCTGCCCTTTAAAAACTCGTGTGTGCCGGCACTTGCATTGACGTTGCCGCCTTTGTAGCCATAAGTGCCCATGAGTGTGTTTAGACAAAGTATCGCAAAAGTAGTCATACCAGCTTGCGTATGCATCATACCGCCATGCACGTTTGTGCTCACCTGTCTGCCGTTTTTAGTGAAATTTTCACAAAGCCAGATGATATCTTCAACACTTACACCGCAAATTTTTGAGTACTCCTCTAAGCTATGCTTATAAGCTGACTCTTTTAAAAGCTGCATTGAGCTTTTTACCTCGACTTTTTTGCCGTCTATTAAAATTTTGCCTTTGTAGTAGAGCTTGGCTGGTTCATTTACCTTGTAGCTTTGTATCTTGCCATCTTGCGAGCAGACCTGCCACTCGTTATTTATAAGTGCAAATTTGCCGTAGTCTTTGTGACCTTTTTCAGTGACGACTAGGTGTGTGGCATTGCACCAGTGTATCTCGCCTGCTAGCTTTGCTTGGTCTAAATTTGGCTGGATAAGGTAGTTTGTGGCGTATTTTTCATTTTCTATGATCCAGCGTATCATCGCCATGGCTAGAGCTGAGTCGGTGCCTGGCTTTATCGCTATCCAGCGGCCTTTGTCTGATGATGCGTATTTTACAGCGTTTGTAACACTTGGGTCGACTACCGCGTAGCTAAAATCATCTCTCATACCCCTTGTATAAGAGAGCATTTTTGCTTGTTTTTGGAAAGGGTTGCCACCATTTGACGGCGAAGTGCCCCAGTAGATAACAAATTTAGAGTTTTCATAGTCTGGTTTTGTGTGTGCAAAGCCCTTTGCGTTGTGTGCGATCTTACCACCGACCCTAAAGCCGCCACCGCAAATTCCGCCGTGTGAGTAGTGATTTATGGTGCCAAATGACTTTTTGACAAAGCGATCAACGATATCAGAGCGTCCGTCATATAGGTAAAAGCTTAAAAATTGATTACGTTTGGTGCCGTATTCTGGGTTTTCGCTGTCGATTAGCTCGTCGCTATATATTGCTCTTAGCCCATCAACATGCCCCTCACCAAAGAGATCTCCGCCCTCCACTACCTCTTCTACTAGCTGCTCAAAGCTTATGCTCTTCCACTTGCCCTCACCTCTTTTGCCAACTCTCTTTAGCGGTGTTAGTATCCTTGCTGGCGAGTCTATCATCTCAGGCAATATCGCTCCTCTAGCGCAAACTGTGGCTCGCTTTTCGTCTTCACCACTTAGTGTTGTGGCAAGAAGTGCGTCATTTATCGATGTGTCAAAATTTGCCCAGTGTACGTTTGAAAGTGGGTGGTATGGGTTGCCACTACATCTTACAACTTTGTCGTTTTTATCATCTACGTGAAGCCTTATACCACACTTCGTCGTACAGCCATGGCACATCGAAAAGATAACACTATGTCCATCACTAAGTGAAATTTTGCCGTCCTTTACTCGAAATTCAGGCTCTAGCGAGTTTGACTGCGGTTTATAGTCGTCCTTATCTTCATCTGCCAGTATAGCACTCGTGGTTAGTGTTGAGAGCACGGCTGATCTTTTTAAAAATTCTCTTCTTTGCATTATTTATTTCCTTTTACTGTGCTATCTCTTCGCTCCAGCTGATAACCTTTTTATATCCATTATCAAGCTCGAGTTTCTTATCGTTTTTAGCCAAAATTTCGCTAACGCCGTGGTAGAACACCTGTGGATTTGTATTTTTAGGGCTATCTATAACCATAGTCTCATGTGTGGCTAGAAATTTTCTAATATTTGAGTTAGGATCATTAAGATCGCCTATTATACGACTACCGCCCACACAGCTCTCTACACATGCTGGCTGAAGCCCTGCTCTTAGTCTGTGGTCACAAAAGGTGCATTTATCGGCCTTGTAGGTATGTAGGCTAAGATATCTTGCGTGATATGGACAGGCCTCTACGCAAAGCGCGCAGCCTATGCACTCTTTTGTATCAATCTTTACTATACCATTACTTCTTTGATGGCTAGCACCAGTTGGACAAACACTAATACAGGCTGGATTGTTGCAGTGGTTGCAAAGCCTTGGAAGTGACGCAATGACTGCCATTTTACCGCTTTTATCTCTTGCCTCGTACTCGGAAACAATGGTTCTAAAAGCGCCTGGCTGAACGTCGTTTTCCAACATACAGCTCATAGTACATGACTGACAGCCAACACATCTTGTTAGATCTATCGCCATGCCGTAGCGAACGCCACTACCACTAAAGTCCTTTGGTGATGCCTTTAGCGCGGTCGTAGCAAAAAATAATCCTGCAGCTGCAATGAAGCTGCGACGAGAATTTAAGGTCTGTTGCATAAAAAATTCTCCTTTCTTTTTAGAATTTTTCCTTATTTTAACATAGTAAATATTTTTTCTAAAGTTTATTTTATATTTTTGCAAAATGTATTAAATTTTGAGAATTTTTGTAGCACTTAAAAGATAGAATTTGGATAGTAAAATTTAGAAAGAAGTGGGAAAAAGATAGAAAATAATTTTCTATCTTCTTGAATTTATGCTTTGTAGTTTAGCATATAAAGGCGAATGACTTGCTCCGCTGTCATCTTTAAATTTCTAATCGCGACATCTTTTCTCATCGCTTCTTCAAGACTCACTGGCTCATTTAATATACAAAAATAGGCATCAATCCCATTTTTGTGGCAATCTTTGGCACATTTTTGCACGCTTCCAGCAAATGCGATCACTGGCTTATGATACTTTTTTGCTAGTTTTGCAACCCCAGTTGGTGTCTTGCCCATTGAGCTTTGAAAGTCCATACGGCCTTCGCCAGTGATGACTAGATCAGCCTTTTTGATCTCATCCTCAAGCGCGATAGTCTGCGTAATGATCTCAATACCTGGGCGAAGTTTCGCTCCCAAAAATGCCACGAATGCAAAACCAAGTCCGCCAGCTGCGCCAGCACCTTTTTGTGTGTGAAATTTACTATTAGTCTTTTCCTTTACAAGAGCTGCAAAGTGCTTTAGCCCATCATCAAGCTCTTTTACCATACGGCCATTTGCACCCTTTTGAGGGGCATAAACATGGGCTGCTCCATTCATGCCATAAAGAGGATTGTCTACATCGCAGGCGACTAAAAACTCGCAATCCTTTAGCTCTTTTAAAGCATCTTCATCTGTAAACTCATAAATTTTGGCTAGATTCTCGCCTTTTCCTTCAAGCAAAGTACCATCTTTATCATAAAATTTAAAGCCAAGTGCACTAAGCATGCCTGTACCAGCGTCATTTGTCGCACTTCCGCCGATGCCAATGATAAATTTTCTGGCACCTTTAGCAATGGCATCTTTTATCATCTGACCAAAGCCAAATGTGCTAGTTTTTAGTGGATTTCTCTCGTCCGGATTTATGAGTGTAAGGCCAGAAGCACTTGACATTTCAAGTATTGCAAGGTTATCTTTTAGTGCATATCTAGCTAAAATTTCAATTCCAAGTGGATTTTTTACTATCGTATCTATAAATTTTGCACCAAGTGCATCAGTCATCGCCTCTACACTACCCTCGCCACCATCTGCGATAGGCTTGACAACGACCTCGCAGCCAATCTCTTCTAGTCCTTCTTTTACAGCAAGGCCCGCCTCAAGCGAGCTAAGCGAGCCTTTTAATGAATCAATCGCAACTAAAATTCTCATAAAAGCACCAAAGATAATATGTAAACGCTAATTATACCAACGATACCCATTATAAACGTCATAGCTGTTTGCGTGCGATATCCTTGTTCTGCGCTCATCTTGCTAAAATTTGTCACAACCCAGAAGTAGCTGTCATTTGCGTGAGATACGCACATCGCACCAGATGCTATTGCCATGACGCAAAGTGCAGCTGAAATTTCACTCGTAAAGCCAAGTGTATGCATGAGAGAGTTGTCGGCACTAAATGCACCCATGATAGATGCTGTCGTGATGATAGCCACGGTCGAGCTTCCTTGAGCGGTTTTTAGTACGGCTGAGATAATGAATGGGAAGAAAATTCCTATTGCTTTTATGGC includes:
- a CDS encoding molybdopterin dinucleotide binding domain-containing protein, whose amino-acid sequence is MQRREFLKRSAVLSTLTTSAILADEDKDDYKPQSNSLEPEFRVKDGKISLSDGHSVIFSMCHGCTTKCGIRLHVDDKNDKVVRCSGNPYHPLSNVHWANFDTSINDALLATTLSGEDEKRATVCARGAILPEMIDSPARILTPLKRVGKRGEGKWKSISFEQLVEEVVEGGDLFGEGHVDGLRAIYSDELIDSENPEYGTKRNQFLSFYLYDGRSDIVDRFVKKSFGTINHYSHGGICGGGFRVGGKIAHNAKGFAHTKPDYENSKFVIYWGTSPSNGGNPFQKQAKMLSYTRGMRDDFSYAVVDPSVTNAVKYASSDKGRWIAIKPGTDSALAMAMIRWIIENEKYATNYLIQPNLDQAKLAGEIHWCNATHLVVTEKGHKDYGKFALINNEWQVCSQDGKIQSYKVNEPAKLYYKGKILIDGKKVEVKSSMQLLKESAYKHSLEEYSKICGVSVEDIIWLCENFTKNGRQVSTNVHGGMMHTQAGMTTFAILCLNTLMGTYGYKGGNVNASAGTHEFLKGRYDLEGFEGAYKPNGLNLSRSGKYYETSSEYKRKVVAGGSGYPSTQPWYPISMPLVNETLTSHKAGYPYKVKVFINYMTNVLYGQAGLERAVLDVLKDSKNLPLFVGIDAFMNETNAYADYIVPDGVNLENWALPNSLWGTIAKTSVVRYPAVSSKQAKDKNGGVIDVEAFYIAVAKRLGLKGFGKNAFKDKDGNFMDLDVKEQYYAAALANLAFDGEGVKDISNEDKKLSKISKIMDKLDPYLKDEEKPKVAHVLAKGGRYDSYESAYKGDKTTIKVPAPTPASIYYEPLGGHRHSITGEYMPGVPTLMLPVASDGTPLEKFFPRSEWKYTVSSRKSNIQHFYTFVSPRLRAVHPSNFIRIAPDIASEQGIRSGDKVKVTTPYGAQVGEAFVTDGVASGVISIEHGFGHDEFGIRTHIVDGKPAFGIANLEKGVNHNKLGLLDPKRNGEFSLNDWLVGTCARQALPANIRKIG
- a CDS encoding 4Fe-4S dicluster domain-containing protein, which translates into the protein MQQTLNSRRSFIAAAGLFFATTALKASPKDFSGSGVRYGMAIDLTRCVGCQSCTMSCMLENDVQPGAFRTIVSEYEARDKSGKMAVIASLPRLCNHCNNPACISVCPTGASHQRSNGIVKIDTKECIGCALCVEACPYHARYLSLHTYKADKCTFCDHRLRAGLQPACVESCVGGSRIIGDLNDPNSNIRKFLATHETMVIDSPKNTNPQVFYHGVSEILAKNDKKLELDNGYKKVISWSEEIAQ
- a CDS encoding glycerate kinase, giving the protein MRILVAIDSLKGSLSSLEAGLAVKEGLEEIGCEVVVKPIADGGEGSVEAMTDALGAKFIDTIVKNPLGIEILARYALKDNLAILEMSSASGLTLINPDERNPLKTSTFGFGQMIKDAIAKGARKFIIGIGGSATNDAGTGMLSALGFKFYDKDGTLLEGKGENLAKIYEFTDEDALKELKDCEFLVACDVDNPLYGMNGAAHVYAPQKGANGRMVKELDDGLKHFAALVKEKTNSKFHTQKGAGAAGGLGFAFVAFLGAKLRPGIEIITQTIALEDEIKKADLVITGEGRMDFQSSMGKTPTGVAKLAKKYHKPVIAFAGSVQKCAKDCHKNGIDAYFCILNEPVSLEEAMRKDVAIRNLKMTAEQVIRLYMLNYKA
- a CDS encoding AMIN domain-containing protein, with product MKKFWLVLSIFAASVFARENPFMPISELNTSVMTTNIIEKFDSFDSLSFKFPSDAALLLDVTIKYRANDGTIKEKRLADINKTIDYSDEFALNKVKNPEPVVAKKLDVSVTMANMPSQKVSTPVIIEKNETKISNKDRNKTSDMPTPNVVVIDLSTDKTKETTTKPEQKVVEIKIEPSTKPVDSVKNKKDVKFLGFISFLANDKELKIATKAKNLKHFAYEKNKIVLDLAKPPRSFKTKSLKLENEYFKNVIIGWHDRYFRVVLELDKMHKYKLEAAENGYLLKLL
- a CDS encoding tyrosine-type recombinase/integrase, with translation MKYPLDCKDNFENSFIFWLTRYVKFKLSSLSNKELRDPKVLASVNYALGREVKNIDQLDGLVKSARNAGLTGINTYFNPLKKIYETMKFYELSSLKQIDEELLSEILASTTGGLSDASKKNYRISVINFFAFLDKQNEEDGKAHVFDINLKNWGGVSGNKGQKLPEFMGEDEVKKFLDAIEESDFKQNSNRNKLIIKTIIFTGIRVSEALNLKRKDITEDGDLFIIRIRGKGNKYRIVMIKRHLIEAHLNAIAINYINKEGYLFINKKGTRLTQAYVSRIVEQILFKAGIRKEKNGAHMLRHTFATMLYKKQKDLVLVQEALGHASLNTSRIYTHFDSDKLKLAAKVAEDLAN
- the eno gene encoding phosphopyruvate hydratase; the protein is MVFIEDVEAHEVLDSRGNPTVRATVRLSDGTEASAIVPSGASTGKREALELRDKDERYAGKGVLKAVSNVNEKIAEAIIGLDAYNQRAVDDEMLELDGTHNYSNLGANAVLGVSMAVARAAAKSLNIPLYRYLGGANASILPVPMFNIINGGAHANNSVDFQEFMIMPFGFSTFSEALRAATEIYHKLKSILNTAGHSTAVGDEGGFAPNLKDNEEPLKLISQAVKEAGYELGSQIKLALDVASSELYKDGKYELEGKKFSSDELISYYEKLCEKYPIFSIEDGLSEDDWSGWAELTKRLGSKVQLVGDDLFVTNEKILREGIEKNIANAILIKPNQIGSVTQTMQTVRLAQRNGYRCIMSHRSGESEDAFIADFAVALNTGEIKTGATSRSERNAKYNRLLEIELEAGEFLGDNI